Proteins co-encoded in one Candidatus Eisenbacteria bacterium genomic window:
- the uvrA gene encoding excinuclease ABC subunit UvrA gives MRAITIRGARVHNLDNISLKIPRDKLIVITGVSGSGKSSLAFDTIYAEGQRRYVESLSAYARQFLGQMEKPDVDSIEGLSPAISIEQKGAGHNPRSTVATLTEIYDYLRVVFARVGRRYCPDCDIPIQGQSIDEITASVLEHFEGQKTQILAPIVQGRKGEFRKELDQLRRDGFLRVRLDNEILSLDEEIQCAKTKVHHLEVVIDRIVAESRRRSRLADSLEAALRAGGGVVMVLGDAGEPETFSEKEACANCGRSFDPLHPRVFSFNNPYGACPECQGLGTLLEVNPELLIQDPALSVRDGGIAFIRSVDDGWTALILRAMAAKYHIDLDRPIAKLPKNHLNRLLFGTGEERFTVKWERSGNTGEWMTRYEGLAPNLERRYRETHSDEIREGIGRFMSPQPCPACGGSRLRPESRAVRIGSHTLPDWIRMGVGEAAAHVDDLAPTARDRSIAGQALKEIRDRLRFLNDVGLSYITLDRPSSTLSGGESQRIRLATQIGSRLVGVLYVLDEPSIGLHHRDNDRLLQTLKQLRDLGNSVLVVEHDRETILEADHIIDLGPGAGRYGGRIVAEGTAAQIKRSKESLTGLYLSGQRAIPIPKQRLKGNGQSLEILGATEHNLKSINVRFPLGTFIAVTGVSGSGKSTLVDEILYRALARRLHRASLSPGAHRSIRGIDKIDKVVEIDQSPIGRTPRSNPATYTGAFTHIRDLMTRLPEAKVRGYKPGRFSFNVKGGRCEACHGDGVVKIEMHFLPDVFVPCEVCQGRRYNRETLEVTFKGHSIADILKMTVEEAADVLGNIPPLKRKLETLSDVGLGYIQLGQPATTLSGGEAQRVKLATELSRVATGKTFYILDEPTTGLHFEDIRMLLQVLRRLVASGNTVVVIEHQLDVIKTADYIIDLGPEGGDGGGRIVAEGSPEEVMKIKSSFTGTALKEYLGSGGSPSR, from the coding sequence ATGCGTGCCATCACAATCCGGGGAGCCCGGGTTCACAATCTCGACAATATCAGTCTGAAAATCCCCAGAGACAAGCTCATCGTCATTACGGGTGTGAGCGGTTCCGGGAAATCAAGCCTGGCCTTCGATACAATCTATGCGGAAGGCCAGCGGCGTTATGTCGAATCTCTGTCGGCCTATGCCCGGCAGTTCCTTGGGCAAATGGAAAAACCCGATGTGGATAGTATTGAGGGTTTAAGTCCCGCCATTTCGATTGAGCAAAAGGGGGCCGGCCACAATCCCCGCTCAACCGTGGCGACGCTCACGGAGATATACGATTACCTGAGGGTCGTTTTTGCCCGGGTGGGGCGACGTTATTGTCCCGATTGCGATATTCCCATCCAAGGCCAATCGATTGATGAGATCACCGCCTCCGTTCTTGAACATTTCGAAGGCCAGAAGACGCAGATTTTGGCGCCTATTGTGCAAGGGCGGAAGGGAGAATTCCGAAAGGAATTGGATCAACTCCGCCGGGATGGATTTCTCCGGGTCCGGCTCGACAATGAAATCCTCAGCTTGGATGAGGAGATCCAATGTGCGAAGACAAAGGTTCATCATTTGGAAGTTGTCATCGATCGGATCGTAGCCGAATCGCGGCGGAGAAGCCGGTTGGCCGACTCGCTCGAAGCGGCTCTGCGCGCCGGCGGCGGCGTCGTCATGGTTCTCGGCGATGCGGGGGAGCCTGAAACCTTCAGCGAGAAGGAAGCCTGCGCGAACTGCGGCCGCTCTTTTGATCCCCTGCATCCGCGGGTTTTTTCCTTTAACAATCCCTATGGCGCCTGTCCCGAATGCCAGGGATTGGGTACGCTTTTGGAAGTGAACCCCGAACTGCTGATTCAGGATCCCGCTCTCAGCGTCCGTGACGGCGGAATCGCCTTTATCCGATCCGTCGATGATGGCTGGACCGCCCTCATCCTCCGCGCGATGGCCGCGAAGTACCATATCGATCTCGATCGCCCCATTGCAAAACTGCCCAAAAACCATTTGAACAGACTCCTTTTTGGAACGGGGGAAGAACGTTTTACCGTTAAATGGGAAAGGAGTGGGAATACCGGTGAGTGGATGACCCGGTATGAAGGATTGGCGCCGAACCTTGAACGCCGCTATCGGGAGACCCATTCGGATGAGATTCGCGAGGGGATCGGTCGTTTCATGTCGCCCCAGCCCTGTCCCGCCTGCGGCGGCTCCCGGCTTCGGCCTGAGAGCCGGGCGGTTCGGATCGGGTCCCACACTCTCCCTGATTGGATTCGGATGGGCGTGGGGGAGGCCGCAGCGCATGTCGACGATCTGGCGCCGACGGCACGCGATCGATCGATTGCCGGACAGGCGTTGAAAGAAATTCGAGATCGGCTCCGGTTTCTCAATGATGTGGGACTGTCGTATATCACCCTCGACAGGCCTTCCTCGACACTCTCCGGCGGCGAATCCCAGCGCATCCGTCTTGCGACACAGATCGGATCGCGGCTTGTCGGCGTTCTCTATGTCCTGGATGAACCGAGCATCGGTTTGCACCACCGGGATAATGATCGTCTTCTCCAGACGCTGAAACAGCTCAGAGATCTGGGGAATAGTGTCTTGGTCGTCGAGCATGACCGGGAGACGATCCTAGAGGCCGATCATATTATTGATCTGGGACCCGGCGCCGGCCGGTATGGCGGACGGATCGTGGCGGAGGGGACGGCGGCACAGATCAAACGTTCTAAAGAGTCGCTCACAGGTCTCTACCTTTCCGGTCAGCGGGCGATCCCCATTCCCAAGCAGCGCCTGAAAGGGAACGGCCAATCGCTGGAAATCCTCGGGGCCACCGAGCATAACCTAAAGTCGATTAACGTCCGATTTCCCCTGGGAACGTTCATCGCCGTAACCGGTGTGTCGGGTTCGGGGAAAAGCACCTTAGTTGACGAAATTCTCTATCGCGCCTTGGCGCGCCGATTGCACCGAGCCTCTCTATCACCCGGGGCCCACCGCTCGATTCGCGGCATTGATAAAATTGATAAAGTTGTGGAAATTGATCAAAGCCCGATCGGCCGCACTCCGAGATCGAATCCCGCGACCTATACCGGCGCCTTTACCCATATCCGCGATCTAATGACCCGGCTCCCTGAAGCCAAAGTCCGCGGCTACAAGCCGGGGCGATTCAGTTTTAATGTAAAGGGAGGCCGCTGTGAGGCCTGTCATGGGGATGGCGTTGTCAAGATCGAGATGCACTTTCTCCCGGATGTCTTTGTTCCGTGCGAGGTATGCCAGGGCCGCCGTTACAATCGAGAGACACTCGAGGTGACATTCAAGGGCCATTCGATCGCCGACATACTCAAAATGACCGTCGAAGAGGCGGCCGATGTCCTGGGGAATATTCCGCCTTTAAAACGAAAGCTCGAGACATTGAGCGATGTCGGGCTCGGATATATCCAGTTGGGGCAGCCGGCCACCACCCTCTCCGGGGGGGAAGCGCAGCGTGTTAAATTGGCCACGGAACTCTCCCGTGTCGCCACAGGGAAAACTTTTTATATTCTCGATGAACCAACGACGGGATTGCACTTTGAAGATATAAGAATGCTCCTGCAGGTCCTGCGCCGTCTGGTGGCGTCCGGCAATACCGTTGTCGTCATCGAACATCAGCTCGATGTCATCAAGACAGCGGATTATATTATCGATTTGGGACCGGAGGGGGGCGACGGTGGAGGGAGGATTGTGGCCGAGGGATCACCGGAAGAGGTTATGAAGATCAAGAGTTCGTTCACGGGAACGGCGCTCAAGGAATACCTCGGATCGGGTGGATCTCCAAGCCGTTGA
- a CDS encoding ABC transporter permease — MISRGDKTKGRALLLNDSLQEAILVLWGQKLRSILTLLGIMIGVGSVVGMVSIISGLNQSMSRQIASLGTGVLYVSKYEAQVQIGPSRRERRPDLTVDEARAIRQQAPAVAWISAQIERQETVEYRGVSTRTLGITAATEAFLPCNGYEVAEGRFISPADVAGRERVVVLGAGVKKILFPWGGGLGSWVRIGGQSYQVIGFLEGKGSFLGSSLDDLAVVPLPFFVEKTRYGESVDYFVVRPTRPEDADEARDQVSGVLRRLRGLRPNDPDNFGITSQARLLELYRQITSGFYMAMILISAIGLLVGGIGVMNMMLVAVGERTREIGLRRAIGARARDIMSQFLIEAAALTLLGGLAGIILGLLLAAGVHLGTHLPFACPLWVVVVSLSVSTGVGFVFGLYPAYRASRLNPIDALHYE, encoded by the coding sequence ATGATATCAAGGGGGGACAAAACGAAGGGCCGGGCCCTTCTGCTGAACGATAGCCTGCAGGAGGCGATCCTAGTTCTCTGGGGACAGAAACTCCGATCGATTCTCACCCTGCTGGGAATCATGATTGGTGTGGGCAGTGTTGTGGGGATGGTCTCGATCATCTCCGGGCTCAATCAATCGATGAGCCGGCAGATCGCTTCTCTCGGCACGGGTGTGCTCTATGTCAGCAAGTATGAGGCGCAAGTCCAGATCGGTCCGTCTCGGCGTGAACGCCGGCCCGATCTCACCGTGGACGAAGCCCGCGCCATCCGGCAGCAAGCACCGGCCGTGGCTTGGATATCCGCGCAGATTGAACGGCAGGAGACCGTAGAGTATCGGGGCGTCAGCACGAGAACGCTCGGGATTACAGCCGCGACGGAAGCCTTTCTTCCGTGCAACGGGTATGAAGTGGCTGAAGGGCGCTTTATCAGTCCGGCCGATGTCGCCGGCCGCGAGCGTGTCGTTGTCCTGGGCGCCGGAGTGAAAAAGATCCTCTTTCCTTGGGGAGGGGGGTTGGGATCCTGGGTCCGGATTGGGGGACAGAGCTACCAGGTGATCGGATTTCTGGAAGGAAAGGGATCCTTTTTGGGATCCTCCCTCGATGACCTGGCCGTCGTTCCGTTGCCTTTTTTTGTCGAGAAAACGCGGTACGGGGAGTCGGTCGACTATTTCGTAGTCCGGCCGACCCGGCCCGAGGATGCCGATGAGGCGCGGGATCAGGTCAGCGGTGTTCTCCGGAGATTGCGCGGGCTGCGACCCAATGATCCTGATAATTTTGGGATTACCAGCCAAGCGCGGCTGCTCGAGCTCTATCGGCAGATTACCTCCGGTTTCTATATGGCCATGATCCTCATCTCGGCCATCGGTCTGCTGGTGGGTGGGATCGGCGTGATGAATATGATGTTGGTGGCGGTCGGTGAGCGAACCCGGGAGATCGGTCTGAGACGAGCGATCGGCGCCCGGGCGCGGGACATCATGAGTCAATTTCTAATAGAAGCAGCGGCTCTGACCCTTCTGGGAGGCCTGGCGGGGATTATTCTCGGGCTGCTGCTGGCCGCCGGTGTTCATCTGGGGACGCATCTTCCCTTCGCATGCCCCCTCTGGGTCGTGGTAGTTTCACTAAGTGTCTCAACAGGTGTCGGGTTTGTGTTCGGTCTTTATCCGGCCTATCGGGCCAGCCGGCTGAATCCTATCGATGCACTTCACTATGAGTAG
- a CDS encoding ABC transporter permease, translated as MLFIRSILIALQSMWSAKLRTFLTLLGTIIGVFSVVAVVSVIQGLNRYVANEILGTGSHVFNITKYGIITDMEDYLKAQRRKDFTLEDAEWLRRKLKLADVVVAQMSRRQDVRGLKERADMVAIVGIQDGYPEVGQYPLGEGRHLTEADVSLRQNVAVVGSRIREELMHVGDPIGQKLRIGGHTFHVVGVLEPRGSVLGISQDDIVIVPITSYQKIFGRRQSVEIQVKALRPELMLEAQDEAMLWAKIHRGLKPYDDPDFAIVTSDMLFSFYEQATAGLFIGMLGVVGLSLLVGGIVIMNIMLVAVAERTKEIGLRRALGARAQDIVLQFLVESATISGLGGVAGVILGAGLAWGLRAGTPLPTHVDPFSILGGLLLAIVVGVVFGLYPARRASRLHPIQALRQET; from the coding sequence ATGCTTTTCATACGTTCCATTCTTATTGCGCTGCAGTCGATGTGGTCCGCCAAGCTACGGACCTTTCTCACATTGCTCGGGACGATTATCGGCGTGTTCTCAGTGGTGGCCGTTGTTTCCGTGATTCAAGGACTCAACCGTTATGTCGCCAACGAAATTCTCGGGACGGGCAGCCACGTCTTTAACATAACAAAGTACGGTATCATCACCGACATGGAGGATTATCTCAAGGCCCAGCGGCGGAAGGATTTCACGCTGGAGGATGCAGAGTGGCTTCGCCGCAAGCTGAAACTGGCCGATGTTGTTGTCGCGCAGATGAGCCGGCGGCAGGACGTCCGCGGATTGAAAGAGCGGGCGGATATGGTTGCGATCGTCGGCATACAAGACGGCTATCCGGAGGTCGGCCAATATCCACTGGGTGAGGGGCGCCATCTGACGGAAGCGGATGTCTCCTTAAGGCAGAATGTCGCCGTGGTCGGCTCAAGGATTCGTGAGGAGCTGATGCATGTCGGCGATCCGATCGGGCAGAAGCTCCGTATCGGCGGGCATACATTTCATGTGGTCGGCGTGTTGGAGCCGCGTGGCTCGGTGCTCGGGATTTCACAAGACGACATTGTTATTGTACCGATCACGAGCTATCAAAAGATCTTTGGGCGGAGACAATCAGTCGAGATCCAGGTCAAGGCTCTCCGGCCGGAGCTCATGCTGGAGGCGCAGGATGAGGCGATGCTTTGGGCGAAGATCCACCGTGGTTTGAAGCCCTATGACGATCCTGACTTCGCCATTGTCACTTCCGACATGTTATTCAGCTTCTACGAACAGGCCACGGCCGGGCTCTTTATCGGAATGCTTGGTGTTGTAGGGTTAAGCCTGCTTGTGGGTGGTATTGTCATTATGAATATCATGCTGGTGGCCGTGGCGGAGAGAACAAAGGAGATCGGGCTTCGCCGCGCCTTGGGAGCCAGGGCCCAGGATATTGTTTTACAATTCCTCGTCGAGTCCGCCACCATTTCCGGGTTGGGGGGGGTGGCAGGCGTCATTTTGGGCGCCGGTTTGGCATGGGGACTGCGGGCCGGGACACCCCTCCCGACACATGTTGATCCCTTCTCCATCCTTGGAGGACTTCTGCTGGCGATCGTGGTCGGCGTCGTCTTCGGCCTCTATCCAGCGCGGCGGGCCAGCCGGTTGCACCCGATTCAGGCCCTCCGTCAAGAGACATAG
- a CDS encoding ABC transporter ATP-binding protein: MAGEDVRALIDINLEIREGEYIAIMGPSGSGKSTLMNILGCLDTPTTGTYELRGQPVHELDDDALAHIRNQEIGFVFQTFNLLPRASALRNIELPLIYSRIPGAERNRLARQALEAVGLMGRAEHKPNELSGGQKQRVAIARALVTEPGIILADEPTGNLDSRTGEEILQLFDKIHQQGKTVILVTHEESVALRTRRILRILDGRIEKDEMVSSTGVIVTP; the protein is encoded by the coding sequence ATGGCCGGGGAGGATGTCCGCGCTCTTATTGATATCAATCTTGAGATCCGTGAGGGCGAGTATATTGCGATCATGGGACCGAGCGGATCCGGGAAATCCACTCTCATGAACATCTTGGGGTGTCTCGACACACCGACGACCGGCACGTATGAATTGCGCGGACAGCCGGTGCATGAATTGGACGATGACGCCCTTGCGCATATCCGCAATCAGGAAATCGGATTTGTTTTCCAAACATTCAATCTTCTGCCACGCGCTTCCGCCCTGCGGAATATCGAATTGCCGTTGATCTATAGCCGAATTCCAGGGGCCGAACGGAACCGATTGGCCCGGCAGGCGCTGGAGGCGGTTGGTCTGATGGGGCGCGCGGAGCACAAACCAAATGAACTCAGCGGTGGACAGAAGCAACGGGTGGCGATTGCCCGGGCTTTGGTGACGGAACCAGGCATCATTTTGGCCGATGAGCCGACCGGAAATCTTGACAGCCGGACAGGGGAGGAAATTCTCCAACTCTTTGATAAGATCCATCAGCAGGGGAAAACAGTGATTCTTGTGACACACGAGGAATCGGTCGCGCTCCGGACGCGCCGCATCCTTCGGATACTTGACGGACGGATCGAAAAGGATGAGATGGTGTCATCGACCGGCGTCATCGTGACGCCCTAG
- a CDS encoding efflux RND transporter periplasmic adaptor subunit has product MARLKRRWFIIGGVILIVVILVVVGNLSRKSSSGLEVKVEKVSRRALATWVRAPGAIQAVTQVQLSSNVPGRVERLHVQEGEWVEKDQPLIDLDDTRYRSENEQYQAQLQAARSQLRRCETECELSGKNLDRKRQLRDQGLVSTEVFEEIEATFDVNQALCEAQQQELQRLQAALEAARRDLQETHLTAPISGLVTQILVEEGENVVTGTMNNPGTVILEIADLSEMEVEAQVDETDVISVSAGQSARVEVDALPNTILRGRVSLVGQAGRTSQEGADFLVRVRIQESPESLRPGMTADVEILVASADSALAVPLQSLTVRPISKIEEWKREEHDSLAASSKGGNKEGKKTDAAVSDKPVERSLDEWLTTGSNDEDELIEGVFIVEEGKARFRPVQTGIRGETHIQIIEGLGIDDSIITGPYRVLRTLESGTRVHVKEKEKENEKEEDVKE; this is encoded by the coding sequence ATGGCGCGTTTAAAGAGGCGCTGGTTCATTATCGGCGGCGTGATACTTATTGTCGTCATTCTTGTCGTTGTCGGCAATCTCAGCCGGAAATCATCTTCGGGGCTTGAGGTTAAGGTTGAGAAGGTTTCCCGTCGCGCCTTGGCGACATGGGTGAGGGCGCCAGGCGCTATTCAGGCGGTGACTCAGGTTCAGCTGAGTTCGAATGTGCCGGGCCGGGTTGAGAGGCTTCATGTACAAGAGGGGGAGTGGGTTGAAAAGGACCAGCCCCTGATCGATCTGGATGATACCCGCTACCGGTCCGAGAATGAACAATATCAGGCGCAGCTCCAAGCCGCCCGGTCACAACTCCGGCGCTGTGAAACCGAATGTGAGCTTTCCGGGAAGAACCTTGATAGAAAGCGCCAACTTCGCGATCAGGGTCTCGTTTCCACGGAGGTTTTCGAGGAGATTGAAGCGACCTTCGATGTGAACCAGGCTCTCTGTGAAGCGCAGCAACAGGAACTTCAACGATTGCAAGCCGCTCTCGAGGCGGCCCGCCGGGATCTTCAGGAAACGCACCTCACCGCTCCCATCTCCGGTCTGGTGACTCAGATTCTCGTCGAAGAGGGCGAGAATGTGGTGACGGGCACGATGAATAATCCCGGCACCGTGATTCTCGAGATAGCCGATCTGAGTGAGATGGAGGTGGAGGCTCAAGTGGATGAGACGGATGTTATCAGTGTCTCGGCCGGTCAATCCGCCCGTGTCGAAGTCGACGCCCTCCCCAATACGATTCTTAGAGGCCGGGTCAGCCTGGTCGGCCAGGCCGGCCGCACCTCGCAGGAGGGGGCCGACTTTCTCGTTCGAGTGCGGATTCAGGAATCGCCGGAGTCCCTGCGTCCCGGCATGACGGCCGATGTGGAAATCCTTGTCGCCTCCGCCGACAGCGCCCTCGCCGTCCCCCTGCAATCGCTCACCGTTAGACCGATTTCAAAAATCGAGGAATGGAAGCGGGAAGAGCACGATTCGCTGGCGGCATCATCTAAAGGCGGAAACAAGGAAGGGAAGAAGACAGACGCTGCGGTGTCTGACAAGCCGGTGGAAAGGAGTCTTGATGAGTGGCTCACGACCGGATCCAATGATGAAGATGAATTGATCGAAGGTGTCTTTATTGTAGAGGAGGGAAAGGCCCGGTTCCGTCCTGTACAAACAGGGATTCGAGGTGAAACACATATACAAATAATTGAGGGGTTGGGAATCGATGATTCTATTATCACCGGCCCCTATCGCGTGCTGCGAACTCTTGAGTCGGGAACCCGGGTTCATGTGAAAGAGAAAGAGAAAGAGAATGAGAAAGAGGAGGATGTTAAGGAGTGA
- a CDS encoding TolC family protein — MSVNRRIGMLGRVLMVGGMLWLSAIPEAYGAPEGLPPFPWDLSTSLALAGQGNLDLAQAEAATYIAEGSYHRSLGGYLPSLGASYNFNRSGRDFASYIAEWGPVAADKGASNSWSLGASLRQSLIDLPTAYTIRSSKKQMASARYALKAAELDVALAVTQQHYALMYAVKLSQVANEAVQLATDQFRRTESLYELGSVPRADVLQSRVSMASSELDLISARNTVRNQQAELALALGLPSNLEIIIDTTVSIPDLDRIWDETELAEMAMRDRADLLQARIDLRAMQDQVSSRKWSHWPTMGMSLYYSKQEETFDESLKNLDANLRWGLSVSLDMNLNPIDHFLVGSTKGSVEEAVWRERQQKRGLQKKELEVLLEIRQAILAWEEGKERLASAQENLTYAQENLKLQKALYEGGGGTLLEWNNAQVELTRARVEVVDAQVSILTAKASLERSVGQKL, encoded by the coding sequence GTGTCTGTGAATAGACGGATCGGAATGTTGGGTCGGGTTCTTATGGTAGGGGGAATGCTATGGCTTTCGGCGATCCCGGAGGCCTACGGGGCGCCGGAAGGATTGCCGCCCTTTCCCTGGGACCTGTCGACGAGCCTCGCATTGGCGGGGCAGGGGAACCTGGACCTGGCGCAGGCCGAGGCGGCGACATATATCGCGGAAGGATCTTATCATCGCTCACTGGGCGGTTATCTCCCGAGCCTTGGCGCGAGTTACAACTTCAACCGCTCCGGGCGCGATTTCGCGTCTTATATCGCTGAATGGGGACCGGTCGCGGCGGACAAAGGCGCATCGAACAGTTGGAGCCTCGGGGCTTCGCTCCGACAGTCATTGATCGATCTGCCCACAGCTTATACAATTCGCAGCAGCAAAAAGCAGATGGCGTCAGCCCGGTATGCGTTGAAGGCGGCCGAGTTGGATGTCGCCCTTGCTGTGACGCAGCAACACTATGCGCTTATGTATGCGGTCAAGCTGTCGCAGGTGGCTAATGAGGCGGTTCAACTGGCCACAGATCAATTCCGACGGACGGAATCCCTCTATGAACTTGGTTCAGTGCCCCGTGCTGATGTTTTACAATCTCGCGTGAGCATGGCGTCGAGTGAGCTTGACCTGATCTCCGCTCGCAACACCGTTCGGAATCAACAGGCGGAATTAGCCCTGGCGCTCGGTCTTCCCAGCAATCTCGAAATCATCATCGATACGACGGTGAGTATCCCGGATCTGGATCGGATTTGGGACGAAACTGAATTGGCGGAGATGGCGATGCGGGATCGGGCCGATCTTCTACAGGCGCGGATCGATCTGCGGGCCATGCAGGACCAGGTCAGTTCCCGCAAATGGTCGCACTGGCCGACGATGGGGATGTCACTTTATTACAGCAAGCAGGAAGAGACATTTGACGAAAGCCTCAAGAATCTGGATGCAAACCTGAGGTGGGGATTGTCGGTGAGTCTCGATATGAACCTGAACCCGATCGACCATTTCCTCGTGGGATCGACAAAGGGATCTGTAGAAGAGGCGGTCTGGCGGGAGCGGCAACAGAAGCGCGGTCTTCAGAAGAAGGAATTGGAGGTCTTACTCGAAATCCGTCAGGCGATCCTCGCCTGGGAGGAAGGGAAAGAGCGATTGGCTTCGGCCCAGGAGAACTTGACCTATGCCCAGGAGAATCTGAAGCTTCAAAAAGCGCTCTATGAAGGGGGCGGCGGCACCCTGCTCGAATGGAACAATGCGCAGGTTGAGCTGACCAGGGCGCGTGTCGAAGTGGTCGATGCCCAGGTCAGTATCCTCACGGCGAAGGCGAGTTTGGAGAGAAGCGTCGGGCAAAAGCTCTAG
- a CDS encoding energy transducer TonB, which produces MFNKPTWVNSAHNGLVQKSKKYLRVTLLIALVFHALAFKFSPPYVPHPYQLREKRMSIVDLPDEIIIPPPPKEIARPQLPQEAEISEDASEEETIAPTEFNPFAPPMVPTAPVSQEDFVAFDTPPMVVHKEVPEYPDLARQAEAEGKVMIRVTIDENGRVVAATVEQSTSIETLEQAAISAAFKWLFRPAKQRDIPVRCQIVIPFDFSLEGS; this is translated from the coding sequence ATGTTCAATAAACCAACCTGGGTCAATTCGGCGCATAACGGTCTTGTTCAGAAGAGCAAGAAGTACCTCAGGGTGACACTCTTGATCGCTCTGGTTTTTCACGCCCTGGCTTTCAAATTCTCACCACCCTATGTGCCTCACCCGTACCAGCTGCGTGAGAAGCGGATGTCGATTGTTGATCTGCCGGATGAAATTATCATTCCGCCGCCGCCGAAGGAAATCGCCAGACCGCAACTTCCTCAGGAAGCTGAAATTTCGGAAGACGCATCTGAAGAAGAGACGATCGCGCCGACCGAATTCAATCCCTTCGCCCCTCCCATGGTGCCGACAGCGCCGGTGAGTCAGGAGGATTTCGTTGCCTTCGACACTCCTCCCATGGTGGTTCATAAGGAGGTGCCTGAATATCCCGATCTGGCCCGGCAGGCTGAGGCGGAAGGCAAGGTGATGATTCGGGTGACGATTGACGAGAACGGACGTGTTGTGGCCGCCACGGTGGAGCAGTCCACATCTATCGAGACGCTGGAGCAGGCTGCGATCTCAGCCGCCTTCAAATGGCTTTTCCGGCCGGCAAAGCAGCGCGATATTCCCGTCCGGTGTCAAATCGTGATTCCCTTCGATTTCTCGCTCGAAGGATCCTAA
- a CDS encoding biopolymer transporter ExbD, producing MKFNRTAGVPSNVPTASMADIAFLLLVFFMATTIFKMEEGLTVHLPRADMGERIPREKVTFIWVDAQGEISINDQLIQVSYIEPIIAKRLRENRSLIVGLKMDASLPYKIMDEVIQQLKRAQATNVAFTHEPEKAES from the coding sequence ATGAAGTTTAATCGAACAGCGGGCGTTCCAAGCAACGTTCCGACCGCCTCCATGGCGGATATCGCCTTTCTCCTTCTGGTTTTCTTCATGGCGACGACGATTTTCAAGATGGAGGAAGGTTTGACGGTTCACCTCCCGCGGGCAGATATGGGAGAGCGGATCCCGAGAGAGAAAGTCACTTTTATCTGGGTGGATGCGCAGGGTGAGATTTCCATCAATGATCAGCTTATTCAGGTCAGTTATATCGAACCGATCATTGCCAAACGTTTGAGAGAGAACCGCTCTCTCATCGTCGGCCTCAAGATGGATGCAAGCCTTCCGTACAAGATTATGGATGAGGTGATCCAGCAGCTCAAACGCGCCCAGGCCACCAATGTGGCCTTTACCCACGAACCTGAAAAAGCCGAGTCGTAA
- a CDS encoding biopolymer transporter ExbD — translation MKIKSGVKVDAEITPSSLPDIAFLLLIFFIATTIFDIEKGMTILLPPAGGTATKVNRKNVLVINSDAEDRIYLDGNPVAVSEIAEIIKQRIEENDKLIISIESHSESHYQTMIDILDEVKRAKAKAFSIKMFAG, via the coding sequence ATGAAAATCAAGTCAGGGGTTAAGGTCGATGCAGAGATCACTCCGTCATCGCTTCCTGACATCGCTTTTTTGCTCCTAATCTTTTTTATTGCAACAACGATTTTTGACATTGAAAAGGGTATGACGATTCTCCTGCCCCCAGCCGGCGGGACAGCGACAAAGGTGAACCGCAAGAATGTCCTTGTCATCAATTCCGACGCCGAGGATAGAATCTATCTGGATGGCAATCCAGTTGCGGTTTCTGAAATCGCGGAGATCATCAAGCAGCGCATAGAAGAAAATGATAAGCTTATCATTTCTATTGAAAGCCATTCCGAGTCGCACTATCAAACGATGATCGACATCCTTGATGAGGTGAAGAGGGCCAAGGCAAAGGCTTTCTCCATCAAGATGTTCGCCGGTTAA